In Brevibacillus brevis NBRC 100599, a single genomic region encodes these proteins:
- a CDS encoding AraC family transcriptional regulator, whose amino-acid sequence MNNEASGAKLSPPSFFAMTAIQKVNVERWQDYLEPEDYTMIVATDGEGLLEIESSTYRFTRERCWIAAPRQNVRISCTGHVLDYYSLTFRVVHTEAPTKEQACEAFFCLEELTCTPFSRVVELIAEIYKHREATEALQRFYNHVRFEELLCVLAQQNVPGKTRLDPRRAVERSIAYVEKHYQEPLTVDQLAHEANVPRWRYTQLFKEMTGEIPLDYMNQLRINRAKQLLLMTGDRINEIAQNVGFNSEYYFSRRFKQRVGLAPGKYRNIHRDDLRVVSLYMEDYLLALGIRPVVQWAHTYWGQQDYLGLHDVPTYDVLTDDVQLLSSRAPDVIMLRECTGWKADVYAQCARIALTCVIRQFGPEWRKTLRTLGDRLGRSELAERSIEQYEQKVRAAKNVMARSLKGQKVAFLRISADQILVEKSYTSQVLFQDLEMEPALLVKKQFAKQVREGVSWEELSTLDADHIFFAFDRWHQGKPGAEQLQLNHPVWQSLPAVQSKRAYQVDFMTWMNHGVIANGKKVDDVRKVLA is encoded by the coding sequence ATGAATAACGAAGCATCCGGGGCCAAACTATCTCCACCATCATTCTTTGCTATGACGGCCATCCAAAAGGTCAATGTGGAAAGATGGCAGGACTATCTAGAGCCGGAAGACTACACGATGATTGTAGCAACAGATGGAGAAGGGCTCTTGGAAATCGAATCGTCGACATATCGGTTCACTCGGGAGCGGTGCTGGATTGCAGCACCGCGTCAGAACGTTCGGATCAGTTGCACGGGTCACGTTCTCGACTACTATTCTCTTACTTTTCGTGTCGTCCACACGGAAGCTCCGACAAAGGAACAAGCTTGCGAGGCATTTTTTTGTCTGGAGGAGTTGACCTGCACGCCTTTTTCACGTGTCGTTGAATTGATTGCGGAGATTTACAAGCATCGCGAAGCCACGGAGGCGCTGCAACGATTTTATAATCACGTGCGGTTTGAGGAATTGCTATGTGTTTTGGCCCAGCAAAATGTACCAGGCAAAACAAGGTTGGACCCGAGGAGAGCGGTTGAACGTTCGATTGCGTATGTAGAGAAACACTATCAAGAGCCGCTGACCGTAGACCAGCTAGCACACGAAGCGAATGTTCCACGTTGGCGATATACGCAGCTCTTCAAGGAAATGACGGGAGAAATACCACTCGATTACATGAATCAGCTGCGGATCAATCGGGCGAAGCAACTTCTGCTCATGACAGGTGATCGGATCAACGAGATTGCCCAAAACGTCGGATTCAACAGCGAGTATTATTTCAGTCGTCGTTTTAAACAGCGGGTAGGGCTCGCGCCAGGAAAATATCGCAACATTCATCGGGATGATTTACGAGTCGTCTCTCTTTATATGGAGGATTATTTGCTGGCTCTTGGCATTCGACCCGTTGTTCAATGGGCGCATACATATTGGGGACAGCAGGACTACCTGGGTCTGCATGATGTACCGACGTACGATGTGCTGACAGATGACGTGCAGCTCTTGTCCAGTCGTGCCCCAGATGTCATTATGCTACGGGAGTGTACAGGCTGGAAGGCGGATGTGTATGCCCAATGTGCCCGGATTGCCCTAACATGCGTGATTCGGCAGTTCGGACCGGAGTGGCGAAAAACATTGCGCACCCTCGGTGATCGGTTGGGCCGAAGTGAATTGGCGGAGCGGTCAATCGAGCAGTATGAACAAAAAGTAAGAGCTGCCAAAAATGTAATGGCACGCAGTCTCAAAGGGCAGAAGGTAGCCTTCTTGCGCATCTCGGCCGATCAAATCCTCGTGGAGAAAAGCTACACATCGCAGGTGTTGTTTCAAGATTTGGAAATGGAGCCGGCCCTGCTGGTAAAAAAACAATTCGCTAAGCAGGTGAGAGAAGGGGTATCGTGGGAAGAACTTTCTACGCTGGATGCCGATCATATTTTTTTCGCCTTTGACAGATGGCATCAGGGTAAACCAGGTGCCGAACAGCTACAGCTCAACCATCCCGTGTGGCAATCGCTTCCTGCTGTTCAAAGCAAGCGGGCGTACCAGGTGGATTTCATGACCTGGATGAATCACGGTGTAATCGCCAACGGAAAAAAGGTCGACGATGTCCGAAAAGTATTAGCGTAA